The following coding sequences lie in one Dunckerocampus dactyliophorus isolate RoL2022-P2 chromosome 4, RoL_Ddac_1.1, whole genome shotgun sequence genomic window:
- the LOC129179224 gene encoding CD209 antigen-like isoform X1, with product MFANKLCSLARIGLWTQQYRHTHHTTTCNMQSKLDMAGKKPPKAFILPVATIRLTFVIGLIFMPLAEQVKGEDQTANQDGLKDMAELKKSIHGLDESIFSMGTTLLEHLKLLEGKAGNSQTQTGQVKEMTGESQNQTGQVKGMTGESQDLTGYMKKMVKEFQKMTGKVEEMTGQMKEQTGHMEAMIMESQKQTKKVEEMTGQMKEMTGKVADMTDESKKQTKKVEMMTGKVADMTAESKKQTRKVEEMTGKVADMTDESKKQTKKVEEMTGKVADMTDESKKQTRKVEEMTGKVEEMTGQVKKMTGQVVDMTVESKKQTRKVEEMTGKVEEMTGQVKKMTGKVVDMTAESKKQTRKVEEMTGQVKKMTGKVVDMTAESQKQTRKVEEMTGKVVEHSGQMKWITKDIVEDLLMKAGRCPLPWHYHDKRCYMFVNEKKTWNDAKSCCIDNGGHLASVHTKVKYDFLYELAGGRRTWFGGYKENNDWKWVDGSTFSLKKEGEGNSKDAKWAPGQPDNRGGSENCVDIFSAVGLNDLPCSVKQPFICQK from the exons TACAGACacactcatcacacaacaacttgcAACATGCAGAGCAAGCTGGACATGGCGGGCAAGAAGCCTCCAAAGGCCTTCATCCTCCCGGTGGCCACCATCCGCTTGACCTTCGTGATTGGACTCATCTTCATGCCATTGGCTGAACAAGTGAAGGGCGag GACCAGACAGCTAACCAGGATGGACTCAAAGACATGGCCGAGTTGAAGAAGAGTATTCAT GGGTTGGATGAATCTATTTTTTCGATGGGTACGACACTACTGGAACATCTGAAACTCCTGGAAGGCAAAGCAGGAAACAGCCAG ACTCAGACAGGACAGGTGAAGGAGATGACTGGGGAGTCTCAG AATCAGACAGGACAGGTGAAGGGGATGACTGGGGAGTCTCAG GATCTGACCGGATATATGAAGAAGATGGTTAAGGAATTTCAG AAGATGACAGGAAAGGTGGAGGAGATGACAGGACAGATGAAGGAGCAGACAGGACACATGGAGGCTATGATTATGGAGTCTCAG AAGCAGACAAAAAAGGTGGAGGAGATGACAGGCCAGATGAAGGAGATGACAGGAAAGGTGGCGGACATGACTGACGAGTCTAAG AAGCAGACAAAAAAGGTGGAGATGATGACCGGAAAGGTGGCGGACATGACTGCGGAGTCTAAG AAGCAGACAAGAAAGGTGGAGGAGATGACCGGAAAGGTGGCGGACATGACTGACGAGTCTAAG AAGCAGACAAAAAAGGTGGAGGAGATGACCGGAAAGGTGGCGGACATGACTGACGAGTCTAAG AAGCAGACAAGAAAGGTGGAGGAGATGACCGGAAAGGTGGAAGAGATGACCGGACAGGTGAAGAAGATGACCGGACAGGTGGTGGACATGACTGTGGAGTCTAAG AAGCAGACAAGAAAGGTGGAGGAGATGACCGGAAAGGTGGAAGAGATGACCGGACAGGTGAAGAAGATGACCGGAAAGGTGGTGGACATGACTGCGGAGTCTAAG AAGCAGACAAGAAAGGTGGAGGAGATGACCGGACAGGTGAAGAAGATGACCGGAAAGGTGGTGGACATGACTGCGGAGTCTCAG AAGCAGACAAGAAAGGTGGAGGAGATGACAGGAAAGGTGGTGGAGCATTCAGGACAGATGAAGTGGATCACTAAGGATATTGTTGAG GATCTTCTGATGAAAGCAG GTCGTTGCCCTCTGCCGTGGCATTACCATGACAAAAGATGTTACATGTTTGTTAACGAGAAGAAGACCTGGAATGATGCTAAG AGCTGCTGCATAGACAATGGTGGACACTTGGCCTCAGTTCACACCAAAGTCAAGTATGACTTCCTCTATGAATTGGCTGGTGGACGGCGTACTTGGTTTGGGGGCTACAAAGAG aataaTGACTGGAAATGGGTTGATGGTTCCACGTTTAGTCTGAAGAAGGAAGGAGAGGGGAACAGCAAGGATGCTAAATGGGCACCAGGCCAGCCTGATAACAGGGGTGGTTCCGAAAATTGTGTGGACATTTTCTCAG CGGTAGGACTCAATGATTTGCCATGCTCTGTGAAGCAACCATTTATTTGTCAGAAGTGA
- the LOC129179224 gene encoding C-type lectin domain family 4 member M-like isoform X2 codes for MFANKLCSLARIGLWTQQYRHTHHTTTCNMQSKLDMAGKKPPKAFILPVATIRLTFVIGLIFMPLAEQVKGEDQTANQDGLKDMAELKKSIHGLDESIFSMGTTLLEHLKLLEGKAGNSQTQTGQVKEMTGESQNQTGQVKGMTGESQDLTGYMKKMVKEFQKMTGKVEEMTGQMKEQTGHMEAMIMESQKQTKKVEEMTGQMKEMTGKVADMTDESKKQTKKVEEMTGKVADMTDESKKQTRKVEEMTGKVEEMTGQVKKMTGQVVDMTVESKKQTRKVEEMTGKVEEMTGQVKKMTGKVVDMTAESKKQTRKVEEMTGQVKKMTGKVVDMTAESQKQTRKVEEMTGKVVEHSGQMKWITKDIVEDLLMKAGRCPLPWHYHDKRCYMFVNEKKTWNDAKSCCIDNGGHLASVHTKVKYDFLYELAGGRRTWFGGYKENNDWKWVDGSTFSLKKEGEGNSKDAKWAPGQPDNRGGSENCVDIFSAVGLNDLPCSVKQPFICQK; via the exons TACAGACacactcatcacacaacaacttgcAACATGCAGAGCAAGCTGGACATGGCGGGCAAGAAGCCTCCAAAGGCCTTCATCCTCCCGGTGGCCACCATCCGCTTGACCTTCGTGATTGGACTCATCTTCATGCCATTGGCTGAACAAGTGAAGGGCGag GACCAGACAGCTAACCAGGATGGACTCAAAGACATGGCCGAGTTGAAGAAGAGTATTCAT GGGTTGGATGAATCTATTTTTTCGATGGGTACGACACTACTGGAACATCTGAAACTCCTGGAAGGCAAAGCAGGAAACAGCCAG ACTCAGACAGGACAGGTGAAGGAGATGACTGGGGAGTCTCAG AATCAGACAGGACAGGTGAAGGGGATGACTGGGGAGTCTCAG GATCTGACCGGATATATGAAGAAGATGGTTAAGGAATTTCAG AAGATGACAGGAAAGGTGGAGGAGATGACAGGACAGATGAAGGAGCAGACAGGACACATGGAGGCTATGATTATGGAGTCTCAG AAGCAGACAAAAAAGGTGGAGGAGATGACAGGCCAGATGAAGGAGATGACAGGAAAGGTGGCGGACATGACTGACGAGTCTAAG AAGCAGACAAAAAAGGTGGAGGAGATGACCGGAAAGGTGGCGGACATGACTGACGAGTCTAAG AAGCAGACAAGAAAGGTGGAGGAGATGACCGGAAAGGTGGAAGAGATGACCGGACAGGTGAAGAAGATGACCGGACAGGTGGTGGACATGACTGTGGAGTCTAAG AAGCAGACAAGAAAGGTGGAGGAGATGACCGGAAAGGTGGAAGAGATGACCGGACAGGTGAAGAAGATGACCGGAAAGGTGGTGGACATGACTGCGGAGTCTAAG AAGCAGACAAGAAAGGTGGAGGAGATGACCGGACAGGTGAAGAAGATGACCGGAAAGGTGGTGGACATGACTGCGGAGTCTCAG AAGCAGACAAGAAAGGTGGAGGAGATGACAGGAAAGGTGGTGGAGCATTCAGGACAGATGAAGTGGATCACTAAGGATATTGTTGAG GATCTTCTGATGAAAGCAG GTCGTTGCCCTCTGCCGTGGCATTACCATGACAAAAGATGTTACATGTTTGTTAACGAGAAGAAGACCTGGAATGATGCTAAG AGCTGCTGCATAGACAATGGTGGACACTTGGCCTCAGTTCACACCAAAGTCAAGTATGACTTCCTCTATGAATTGGCTGGTGGACGGCGTACTTGGTTTGGGGGCTACAAAGAG aataaTGACTGGAAATGGGTTGATGGTTCCACGTTTAGTCTGAAGAAGGAAGGAGAGGGGAACAGCAAGGATGCTAAATGGGCACCAGGCCAGCCTGATAACAGGGGTGGTTCCGAAAATTGTGTGGACATTTTCTCAG CGGTAGGACTCAATGATTTGCCATGCTCTGTGAAGCAACCATTTATTTGTCAGAAGTGA